A portion of the Methanobacterium aggregans genome contains these proteins:
- a CDS encoding glycosyltransferase, whose product MISIVCVYNKMDILDEFLIKSLKNQSVEYELILIDNTKGRFSSAAEALNDGGSKAKGDYIMFVHQDVDLKSDTWLEDAEKIMNSLDNLGIAGVAGRIKNRKGTITNMEDGTPPTRISESTVKVPVKVQTLDECLFIIPKNLFDSSNFDEKTCDDWHLYAVDYSLNAKRSGFDVYVIPSFIYHRSPGYSYSEGFDSTLSKILKKYEKDYKIISTSMGDWVTFYPLKLQKLPLLNRITRYLLKKLQ is encoded by the coding sequence ATGATTTCAATTGTATGTGTCTACAACAAAATGGATATTCTAGATGAATTTCTTATTAAAAGCTTAAAAAATCAGTCCGTTGAATATGAACTCATATTAATAGACAACACAAAGGGCAGGTTCAGTTCTGCTGCTGAAGCCCTTAATGACGGAGGTAGTAAAGCTAAAGGAGATTACATAATGTTCGTACATCAGGATGTGGACCTGAAATCAGATACATGGCTTGAAGATGCAGAAAAGATCATGAATTCCCTTGATAATCTGGGAATTGCAGGTGTTGCTGGTAGGATCAAAAATAGAAAGGGAACCATAACGAATATGGAAGATGGAACACCTCCAACAAGAATATCAGAGAGCACTGTTAAAGTACCTGTAAAGGTTCAAACATTAGATGAATGTCTTTTTATAATCCCTAAAAATCTATTTGATTCATCTAATTTTGATGAAAAAACTTGTGATGACTGGCATTTATACGCTGTGGATTATTCATTAAATGCAAAAAGAAGTGGGTTTGATGTTTATGTGATTCCAAGTTTTATATATCATAGGTCTCCAGGTTACTCCTATTCAGAAGGTTTTGATAGTACATTGAGCAAAATATTAAAGAAATATGAAAAGGATTATAAAATAATTTCCACATCAATGGGTGACTGGGTTACATTTTACCCCTTAAAACTTCAAAAACTGCCTTTATTAAATAGAATAACTAGGTATCTTTTAAAAAAACTCCAATGA